A single window of Lathamus discolor isolate bLatDis1 chromosome 20, bLatDis1.hap1, whole genome shotgun sequence DNA harbors:
- the PLA2G4C gene encoding cytosolic phospholipase A2 gamma isoform X1 yields the protein MAAKDEVPWVRQSQELSEGEIKATHKRRGKVLMCLETLGIRCEQNKVPNIVVLGSGGGLRAMIAMLGTLVELKKQNFLDAVTYLCGVSGSTWCMSLLYGNRKWSEKLMSLEEELCESLSNSSWHIGKAEESLEESTRDEHYSLTDFWAACFVYQIVQQFDENELADHKEASETGINPYPIYAAVDKEKLSEKGGNFPGTWFEFTPHEAGYTALGAFVSTRYFGSEFEKGKLKKKKKKHICYMQGLWGSALGSMEENIKFIRDSLASLMQLRGSILSFAFDRNPDTFMAYQSVLLLLDLQLCAVSGSDPKEVFEKLMSVLSGDEGQSESMKLCIAIRNSWAKKTREERMASCAELGKQIEKEFGVHLGKGSFPEGELPPSQAIFLGSVWDVLRVVYKTVQCVLSWKWGTIHNFLYKCPNIKPSYLVENETISLIDAGLAINSAYPLVLRAQRQADLIISFDFSSGDPFETIKKTASYCRENRIPFPDIEDQKMDENNPSDCYIFRGDKSCPTVMHFPLFNNVNCSGKVEDYRKQFSTFQMSFPGEAIKDLLKKAQLNVSNNRVKIQNEIMRLVLSSRTKKLQK from the exons GATGAAGTCCCTTGGGTCCGTCAGTCTCAGGAACTCTCAGAAGGTGAGATAAAAGCCACCCataagagaagaggaaaagtacTGATGTGTCTGGAAACACTTGGGATTCGTTGTGAGCAG AATAAGGTGCCTAATATTGTTGTTCTGGGATCAGGCGGGGGCCTGCGTGCCATGATAGCCATGCTAGGAACCTTGGTGgagctgaagaaacaaaatttcTTGGATGCTGTCACGTATCTGTGTGGGGTGTCAGGATCCACTTG GTGTATGTCCCTCCTGTATGGGAATCGGAAATGGTCAGAAAAACTGATGTCCCTAGAAGAGGAACTGTGTGAAAGCCTCAGTAATTCCTCCTGGCATattggaaaagcagaagagtcCTTAGAGGAGTCAACAAGAGATGAACATTACTCACTGACCGACTTCTGGGCCGCCTGTTTTGTATACCAAATAGTGCAGCAG tttgatgAGAATGAGCTGGCTGATCACAAGGAGGCTTCAGAGACTGGAATAAATCCATACCCAATTTATGCAGCAGTGGACAAAGAAAAACTGAGTGAAAAAGGTGGAAATTTTCCAG GGACCTGGTTTGAATTCACTCCCCATGAGGCTGGATATACTGCCTTGGGTGCTTTTGTGAGTACCAGGTACTTTGGAAGTGAATTTGAGAAGGGtaagctgaagaaaaagaagaagaaacacatCTGTTATATGCAAG GCTTATGGGGGAGTGCTCTTGGAAGCATGGAAGAAAATATCAAGTTCATACGAG aCAGCCTAGCAAGCTTAATGCAGTTACGGGGCAGCATCCTCTCCTTTGCATTCG ACAGAAACCCAGATACCTTCATGGCTTATCAGTCTGTTCTACTTCTGCTAGACCTTCAGTTGTGTGCTGTAAGTGGGAGTGATCCTAAGGAAGTCTTTGAGAAATTGATGAGTGTATTGTCAG gAGACGAGGGACAAAGTGAATCCATGAAACTGTGCATTGCAATACGTAATTCTTGGGCAAAGAAAACAAGGGAGGAAAGGATGGCGAGCTGTGCTGAACTGGGCAAACAGATAGAAAAGGAATTTGGAG TGCATCTTGGAAAGGGAAGTTTTCCGGAAGGAGAGTTACCACCATCCCAAGCAATCTTCCTAG gctcagTGTGGGATGTCCTTAGGGTGGTGTATAAAACAGTCCAATGTGTGTTGAGCTGGAAATGGGGAAcaattcacaacttcctttaCAAATGCC CTAACATTAAGCCCTCTTACCTGGTTGAAAATGAAACCATCTCTTTGATTGATGCTGGTCTGGCGATAAATTCTGCCTATCCTCTGGTACTTCGAGCACAGCGGCAAGCAGATCTGATCATCTCCTTTGATTTTAGCTCTGGAGATCCTTTTGAG ACTATCAAGAAAACGGCTTCATACTGCCGGGAAAACCGTATCCCATTTCCCGATATAGAGGATCAGAAAATGGATGAGAACAACCCTTCTGATTGCTATATCTTCCGAGGAGACAAGTCATGCCCCACAGTCATGCACTTTCCACTCTTCAACAACGTGAATTGTTCTG GTAAAGTAGAAGattacagaaaacagttttccacCTTTCAAATGTCCTTCCCAGGAGAAGCCATCAAAGACCTTCTTAAGAAAGCACAGTTGAATGTATCCAACAATAGGGTTAAGATTCAGAATGAGATAATGCGGCTTGTGTTGTCCTCTCGTACAAAGAAGTTACAAAAGTGA
- the PLA2G4C gene encoding cytosolic phospholipase A2 gamma isoform X2: MAAKDEVPWVRQSQELSEGEIKATHKRRGKVLMCLETLGIRCEQNKVPNIVVLGSGGGLRAMIAMLGTLVELKKQNFLDAVTYLCGVSGSTWCMSLLYGNRKWSEKLMSLEEELCESLSNSSWHIGKAEESLEESTRDEHYSLTDFWAACFVYQIVQQFDENELADHKEASETGINPYPIYAAVDKEKLSEKGGNFPGTWFEFTPHEAGYTALGAFVSTRYFGSEFEKGKLKKKKKKHICYMQGLWGSALGSMEENIKFIRDSLASLMQLRGSILSFAFDRNPDTFMAYQSVLLLLDLQLCAVSGSDPKEVFEKLMSVLSDEGQSESMKLCIAIRNSWAKKTREERMASCAELGKQIEKEFGVHLGKGSFPEGELPPSQAIFLGSVWDVLRVVYKTVQCVLSWKWGTIHNFLYKCPNIKPSYLVENETISLIDAGLAINSAYPLVLRAQRQADLIISFDFSSGDPFETIKKTASYCRENRIPFPDIEDQKMDENNPSDCYIFRGDKSCPTVMHFPLFNNVNCSGKVEDYRKQFSTFQMSFPGEAIKDLLKKAQLNVSNNRVKIQNEIMRLVLSSRTKKLQK; the protein is encoded by the exons GATGAAGTCCCTTGGGTCCGTCAGTCTCAGGAACTCTCAGAAGGTGAGATAAAAGCCACCCataagagaagaggaaaagtacTGATGTGTCTGGAAACACTTGGGATTCGTTGTGAGCAG AATAAGGTGCCTAATATTGTTGTTCTGGGATCAGGCGGGGGCCTGCGTGCCATGATAGCCATGCTAGGAACCTTGGTGgagctgaagaaacaaaatttcTTGGATGCTGTCACGTATCTGTGTGGGGTGTCAGGATCCACTTG GTGTATGTCCCTCCTGTATGGGAATCGGAAATGGTCAGAAAAACTGATGTCCCTAGAAGAGGAACTGTGTGAAAGCCTCAGTAATTCCTCCTGGCATattggaaaagcagaagagtcCTTAGAGGAGTCAACAAGAGATGAACATTACTCACTGACCGACTTCTGGGCCGCCTGTTTTGTATACCAAATAGTGCAGCAG tttgatgAGAATGAGCTGGCTGATCACAAGGAGGCTTCAGAGACTGGAATAAATCCATACCCAATTTATGCAGCAGTGGACAAAGAAAAACTGAGTGAAAAAGGTGGAAATTTTCCAG GGACCTGGTTTGAATTCACTCCCCATGAGGCTGGATATACTGCCTTGGGTGCTTTTGTGAGTACCAGGTACTTTGGAAGTGAATTTGAGAAGGGtaagctgaagaaaaagaagaagaaacacatCTGTTATATGCAAG GCTTATGGGGGAGTGCTCTTGGAAGCATGGAAGAAAATATCAAGTTCATACGAG aCAGCCTAGCAAGCTTAATGCAGTTACGGGGCAGCATCCTCTCCTTTGCATTCG ACAGAAACCCAGATACCTTCATGGCTTATCAGTCTGTTCTACTTCTGCTAGACCTTCAGTTGTGTGCTGTAAGTGGGAGTGATCCTAAGGAAGTCTTTGAGAAATTGATGAGTGTATTGTCAG ACGAGGGACAAAGTGAATCCATGAAACTGTGCATTGCAATACGTAATTCTTGGGCAAAGAAAACAAGGGAGGAAAGGATGGCGAGCTGTGCTGAACTGGGCAAACAGATAGAAAAGGAATTTGGAG TGCATCTTGGAAAGGGAAGTTTTCCGGAAGGAGAGTTACCACCATCCCAAGCAATCTTCCTAG gctcagTGTGGGATGTCCTTAGGGTGGTGTATAAAACAGTCCAATGTGTGTTGAGCTGGAAATGGGGAAcaattcacaacttcctttaCAAATGCC CTAACATTAAGCCCTCTTACCTGGTTGAAAATGAAACCATCTCTTTGATTGATGCTGGTCTGGCGATAAATTCTGCCTATCCTCTGGTACTTCGAGCACAGCGGCAAGCAGATCTGATCATCTCCTTTGATTTTAGCTCTGGAGATCCTTTTGAG ACTATCAAGAAAACGGCTTCATACTGCCGGGAAAACCGTATCCCATTTCCCGATATAGAGGATCAGAAAATGGATGAGAACAACCCTTCTGATTGCTATATCTTCCGAGGAGACAAGTCATGCCCCACAGTCATGCACTTTCCACTCTTCAACAACGTGAATTGTTCTG GTAAAGTAGAAGattacagaaaacagttttccacCTTTCAAATGTCCTTCCCAGGAGAAGCCATCAAAGACCTTCTTAAGAAAGCACAGTTGAATGTATCCAACAATAGGGTTAAGATTCAGAATGAGATAATGCGGCTTGTGTTGTCCTCTCGTACAAAGAAGTTACAAAAGTGA
- the LOC136024294 gene encoding olfactory receptor 6F1-like: MAYDRCLAICFPLHYNSIMNRTLLTQLAFGSWFCGFFSIAIPAYMISTLSFCGPNVINHFFCDIAPWIALSCTDTTLLELVAFIIAFIVILGSCTITLVSYVYIISTILRIPSAIDQQRAFSTCSSHLTVVIIWYGSTIFLHVKPSIKDSLDLTKTVHVLNTIVTPLLNPFIYSLRNKEVKKALKRALQFKSCA; encoded by the coding sequence ATGGCATATGACCGTTGTTTGGCAATCTGTTTCCCCTTACATTATAACTCTATCATGAATCGCACCCTTTTAACTCAACTTGCCTTTGGATCATGGTTTTGTGGTTTCTTCTCCATAGCCATACCTGCATATATGATTAGCACGTTGTCTTTCTGTGGCCCTAATGTTATTAATCACTTTTTTTGTGACATAGCCCCATGGATAGCCCTCTCTTGCACAGATACCACCTTGCTTGAGTTAGTGGCCTTCATAATCGCATTCATTGTCATCCTTGGCTCATGCACAATAACCCTGGTCTCCTATGTTTACATCATCTCTACTATACTGAGAATCCCATCAGCCATAGACCAACAAAGGGCCTTTTCCACTTGCTCTTCCCATCTCACCGTAGTGATTATTTGGTACGGTTCCACCATTTTTCTCCATGTCAAACCTTCCATAAAGGACTCACTAGACTTAACTAAAACTGTCCATGTACTTAACACTATTGTTACACCTTTGCTGAATCCTTTCATTTATTCTCTAAGGAACAAAGAGGtgaaaaaagctttgaaaagagCACTGCAGTTCAAGTCCTGCGCTTGA
- the LOC136023921 gene encoding olfactory receptor 6E1-like isoform X1, with product MLLHFKSVDKNLLGSVIIGAKWELPKGCFIMLSETNQTTAEFILLGLASSRFSEIILFAILFVAFLLILLGNITVITITLVDRRLHIPMYFFLRNFSLVEICFTSTFMPRTLYSLLTGAKTISPSGCFLQLSLFFILGVCTFFHVALMSFDRYMAICRPLHYATFMSNRFCLQLVLGCWVMSFFLMISPLTIIIQLPFCGPGVINHFYCDIAPLLQLSCTDTGIIEKVVLVTGVLILPGTLSVTAFSYAYIIHTVTHIQSSASRKKAFSTCSSHLIVVTILYSSSIFRYIRPRQRGGRDFDKVVSFLYCVITQLCNPYIYTLQNQQVRQALKDLVARCVVGSDDILKSRHTKQ from the exons ATGCTGCTTCATTTTAAGAGTGTGGACAAGAACCTGCTTGGCAGTGTCATTATTGGCGCCAAGTGGGAGCTGCCCAAAGGCTGCTTCATTATG CTTTCAGAGACAAACCAGACAACAGCAGAGTTCATTCTCCTGGGACTTGCCAGCAGCCGCTTTTCGGAGATCATCCTATTTGCCATTCTCTTTGTGGCCTTCCTCCTGATCCTCCTTGGAAACATCACTGTCATTACCATCACACTGGTGGACCGACGCCTCCACATCCCCATGTATTTCTTTCTCAGGAATTTCTCCCTTGTGGAAATTTGCTTCACTTCTACCTTCATGCCAAGGACTCTCTACAGCCTCCTCACAGGAGCAAAAACAATTTCCCCCTCTGGATGTTTCCTTCAGTTATCCCTCTTCTTCATCCTGGGTGTCTGCACTTTCTTCCATGTAGCTCTCATGTCCTTTGACCGCTACATGGCCATCTGCCGCCCTTTGCATTATGCTACCTTTATGAGCAATAGGTTTTGCctccagctggtgctgggctgctGGGTAATGAGTTTCTTCTTGATGATCTCCCCACTCACAATTATAATCCAGTTGCCATTCTGCGGGCCTGGTGTCATCAACCACTTCTACTGTGATATAGCACCGCTGCTCCAGCTGTCCTGCACAGACACAGGCATCATTGAGAAAGTAGTGCTTGTGACTGGTGTTCTGATACTACCTGGCACCTTATCAGTAACTGCTTTTTCCTATGCCTACATCATCCACACCGTCACACACATCCAGTCTTcagcaagcaggaaaaaagccttTTCCACATGCTCCAGTCACCTCATTGTGGTCACTATTCTGTACAGCAGCTCCATCTTCAGGTACATCCGACCAAGGCAACGGGGCGGGAGGGATTTTGACAAAGTTGTATCTTTCCTTTACTGTGTGATTACTCAGCTGTGTAACCCTTACATCTACACCCTTCAAAATCAACAAGTCAGACAGGCCTTGAAAGATCTAGTAGCAAGGTGTGTTGTGGGCTCTGATGATATTCTGAAATCCAGACACACAAAGCAGTGA
- the LOC136023921 gene encoding olfactory receptor 6E1-like isoform X2 translates to MLSETNQTTAEFILLGLASSRFSEIILFAILFVAFLLILLGNITVITITLVDRRLHIPMYFFLRNFSLVEICFTSTFMPRTLYSLLTGAKTISPSGCFLQLSLFFILGVCTFFHVALMSFDRYMAICRPLHYATFMSNRFCLQLVLGCWVMSFFLMISPLTIIIQLPFCGPGVINHFYCDIAPLLQLSCTDTGIIEKVVLVTGVLILPGTLSVTAFSYAYIIHTVTHIQSSASRKKAFSTCSSHLIVVTILYSSSIFRYIRPRQRGGRDFDKVVSFLYCVITQLCNPYIYTLQNQQVRQALKDLVARCVVGSDDILKSRHTKQ, encoded by the exons ATG CTTTCAGAGACAAACCAGACAACAGCAGAGTTCATTCTCCTGGGACTTGCCAGCAGCCGCTTTTCGGAGATCATCCTATTTGCCATTCTCTTTGTGGCCTTCCTCCTGATCCTCCTTGGAAACATCACTGTCATTACCATCACACTGGTGGACCGACGCCTCCACATCCCCATGTATTTCTTTCTCAGGAATTTCTCCCTTGTGGAAATTTGCTTCACTTCTACCTTCATGCCAAGGACTCTCTACAGCCTCCTCACAGGAGCAAAAACAATTTCCCCCTCTGGATGTTTCCTTCAGTTATCCCTCTTCTTCATCCTGGGTGTCTGCACTTTCTTCCATGTAGCTCTCATGTCCTTTGACCGCTACATGGCCATCTGCCGCCCTTTGCATTATGCTACCTTTATGAGCAATAGGTTTTGCctccagctggtgctgggctgctGGGTAATGAGTTTCTTCTTGATGATCTCCCCACTCACAATTATAATCCAGTTGCCATTCTGCGGGCCTGGTGTCATCAACCACTTCTACTGTGATATAGCACCGCTGCTCCAGCTGTCCTGCACAGACACAGGCATCATTGAGAAAGTAGTGCTTGTGACTGGTGTTCTGATACTACCTGGCACCTTATCAGTAACTGCTTTTTCCTATGCCTACATCATCCACACCGTCACACACATCCAGTCTTcagcaagcaggaaaaaagccttTTCCACATGCTCCAGTCACCTCATTGTGGTCACTATTCTGTACAGCAGCTCCATCTTCAGGTACATCCGACCAAGGCAACGGGGCGGGAGGGATTTTGACAAAGTTGTATCTTTCCTTTACTGTGTGATTACTCAGCTGTGTAACCCTTACATCTACACCCTTCAAAATCAACAAGTCAGACAGGCCTTGAAAGATCTAGTAGCAAGGTGTGTTGTGGGCTCTGATGATATTCTGAAATCCAGACACACAAAGCAGTGA
- the LOC136023963 gene encoding feather keratin Cos1-1/Cos1-3/Cos2-1-like, giving the protein MSCCNPCVPCQPCGPTPLANSCNECCVRQCQSSTVVIEPSPVVVTLPGPILSSFPQNTVVGSSTSAAVGSILSAEGVPINSGGFDLSCITNRYRCRPC; this is encoded by the coding sequence ATGTCCTGCTGCAACCCGTGCgtgccctgccagccctgcggcCCGACCccgctggccaacagctgcaatGAGTGCTGTGTCAGGCAGTGCCAGAGCTCCACCGTCGTCATTGAGCCTTCCCCcgtggtggtgaccctgcccggccccatcctcagctccttccctcaGAACACCGTTGTGGGCTCCTCCACCTCCGCTGCCgttggcagcatcctcagcGCCGAGGGAGTGCCCATCAACTCCGGGGGCTTCGACCTCTCCTGCATCACCAACCGCTACCGCTGCAGACCCTGCtaa